Part of the Dasania marina DSM 21967 genome, ATCTTTTAGTATGGCGGCCCCTATGGCCTTAGAAGAGGTGGTGGTAACCGCCACTAAGCGTTCTGAATCCATACAAGACGTGCCTCTGGCAATTAATGCCATCTCTGGCGATTTTGCCCGAGAGGTCAATCTTAACGATGTTAAAGATATGATTAAGTTTAGCCCTGGCCTTAGCGGTAATAGTCAGGATAGCTTTTTAGATACTATTTCCGTGCGGGGCATAGTGTCTAATGATTTTGGTAATGGCGGTGACCCTTCTATAGGCATGTACAAAAATGGTAACTATCAAGGCAGAAATGGCAGTGCCGTTAGCAGCTTATTTGATATCGATAGGATAGAGGTTTTACGTGGGCCGCAAGGGTTTTTATTTGGCCGTAACGCTATTTCTGGCGCTATTAGCGTACATGCCACTAAGGCTAGCCTAGAAGGTCAAGAAGGTTATGTAGAGTTGGATGCCGGTGATCGGGATATTTTTGTAGCCGAAGGTGCGGTCAATATTCCGGTAAGTGATAACTTTGCTCTGCGTGTGGCGGGCTATCACTCTGAAGAAGAGGGCTGGGTAGATCACTTACCCAGTGGCGACAAATTATTAGGCCATAATAAAGACGCCGCCCGTATTTCGGCAAAATTTGTTACCGAAAAAATGGATGCCAATCTCTATGTTGAATATGAAGACAGAAAGCAAGGTGGCACGGTTTATGTGGCGAAAGAAGATCAGGCCTATCAATCCTTAATGCCTTACTAGCTAATGGCGGCCTGCCTACGCTAGCGGCTAGGGGCAAGCATGGTGAGGATGTTAGCGATTTAGATTTAAACGGCACGGGCCAAGGTATATACGACGGTGGTAATGTCTTAAGCGTGGGCCTACAAATCGATTACGATCTTGATGAGATGGTGTTGAGCTCAATTACCGGTTATAAATCACATCACTATGCTTATGCCGAAGATTATGACGGCACCAGTGCCGAGTTATTTTGGTATGGCCAAGATCAAGAGGGAGACTATATAGAGCAGGAATTTAGGCTGACCTCGAATAGCGATGGCGCGCTAAGCTGGTATGCCGGTGTATCCTATTATGAGGAAAACATTGATACGGTTTTTACTGGTAATCAGTCCGAAGAAATCTACTGTAATATTTACTGGGGCGGCAGCTGTGCCTATGCCGTCTATATCGATAATACGTATTACGGTTCTTCTTATTTTGATTCGGCTGGCGGTTTTTCCCCTGCAAGCAGCGGCTTGATAGAAGATAAAAATAGAACCGTAGGCAAGTACCAAGGCTATGCCGGCTATGTCGATTTAAGCTATCAGTTTACTGAGAGTGTGAGTGTTAGCACGGGCCTGCGCTATACCTATGATGAAAAAGAGATGTCACAGCAGTCTCTGCCTGCCGAATCTGTTTTTAATGGCGGTGTGCAGGCGCCGATTACCAATGGTGTGTTATCAGACAAGGCCGATTGGGATGAAGTGACCTGGCGTGTGGCCATTAATTACCAGCCCAATGATGACACCTTGTTGTATTTCAGCACCACCACAGGTTCAAAGTCGGGTGGTTTTAATAGCTTTAGTTTAACGCCGGCCGGCGATAAGCCTGCCGCCTTTGATGAGGAATCGATGATTTCTTACGAGTTGGGCTACAAAGGTACCGTGTTAGAGGGCCGTGCGCAGTTAACCGCCAATGCCTTCTATTATGATTATACCGATCAACAGCTGACTTTTGCCTATCCCGACAGCCCCAATATTACCCGGGTAGGTAATATAGGCCAAGTCGATGGTTATGGTTTTGAAGGCACGGCTCAGGCGGTACTCACCGATACGCTACGTTTTATGATGGGTATCTCTTGGTTTGATAGTGAGGTGAATGAGGTAGAAAACTTTTGTGAAAACCTCGATGTTTGTGAAGGCGAGCCGCAGGTAGGTGCGCCAGAGTGGACGTATTTTGCCAGCTTAAATACCGCCATCCCGGTGACCGGTGGCGAGTGGTTTGGCAGCCTCAGTTATAGTTGGGAAGACAAGCGTGCTACCAGCTTAAATCCTAATCTATCAACGAATGTTAGGGGCCCCCGCGAGGCGCAGTTGTCGGCTGGCTATCGCTCTGAAGAGCAATGGACAGTGTCTGTTTATGTTGAAAACCTAACCGATGAAAAGTATTACGACGGTGGTATCAGTAATGCGGCGGCGGACGGAGAGCCTGTAAATATTTCTGTGTAACTGTCTGGGTTAAATATAATCCGTTAAACGGCCTTCGAATTCAATGATAAATCGGTTCAAGGCCGGTTTCCAATTCCTTATCGGCATCGTCCATTTTTTTGAAGCTTCCTGTATCGCCAAGTAAACAACTTTTTTGGCCGAGTCGTCACTAGGGAATAGCTTGCGCTTTTTCACGGCCTTACGAATCACGCTATTGAGTGATTCGATGGCGTTGGTCGTATAGATCGCTTTGCGTATGTCCTGAGGATACGCAAACAGGGTATTGAGGTTATGCCAGTGGGCATGCCATGATTTGCTTATCTGCGGATACTTATCGTCCCAGCGCTCGGCAAATTGCGCTAACGCTTGCAGGGCTTCCTCTTCAGTTGCTGATTTATAAATCCGTTTTAAATCTGCCGCTACGGCCTTGTAATCTTTCCAAGGTACAAACTTCATGGCGTTACGCACCATGTGCACAATGCAGAGCTGTATTTGGGTATCAGGGTAGACAGCATTAATGGCATCGGGAAATCCTTTGAGGCCGTCAACACAGGCGATTAAAATGTCTTTTACGCCGCGATTTTGCAGTTCAGTCAGCACGTTAAGCCAAAACTTAGCGCCTTCATTCTCTGATATCCACAAGCCTAATAGCTCTTTATGGCCTTCTATATTTACGCCTAACGCCAAGTATATCGCTTTATTGATAACCTGTTTATCCTGCCTAATTTTAAGCACAATGCAGTCGAGATAGACGATGGGATAGATGGCATCCAGCGGCCGCGCTTGCCACTCNACAACTTGATCGATAACAGCGTTAGTCACTTTGGAGATTAATGTGGGCGAAATATCCGCGCCGTACATTTCTTTAAAGGTGGTGACGATTTCCCGTGTGCTCATGCCCTGGGCGTAGAGGAAGAGGATTTTATCGTCCATGGAGGTAAAACGGCGCTGATGCTTTTTAACCAGCAGGGGTTCAAAACTGCCTGCTCGATCGCGTGGGGTGTCGACTTGAAATTGGCCATCTTCGGTCTGCAAGGTCTTGCTGGTAAAGCCATTGCGGCTATTACTCGCTCCCGATGTCTCGTGCCTTGCGTAACCTAAATGATCGTCTAATTCAGCATTAAGGGCCGTTTCAACGGTGATTTTGGTGAGCATCTGCCTGAATTCATTAAGATCAGCTTCCGTCTTAATGTTCTTGGCTGCGGCTTGGGCTATTGCTTTTAGTTCGTCGTGGTTCATGGCTGTCTATCCTTACCCTTTTTGGGGTTTAATGATAGACAGTTACACAGATTTAGTTACAGTCTCCGGACGGATCATCGTTTTACTCCGATACCGATATCAACCCCAGCCGTCCGCGCACGGCGGGTATACGTTTGGGCTATGAGTTTTAGCTACGAGTTTTAGCTGTAATGTATAGTGGTAAGCGATGATGGCGTTGGGGCAGCAGAAGAGCTGCCTATCTTAGCCAGGGACAGGCTTTTTTTAAGATAATATTTCAAAAGATATTTTGATTATGCTGATCGTGACTTCAGTGGTTTCTAACTAAAAGAAAATAAGTAGGCATTTAACGACAGGGCGAATAGAAAGCGCCTTATCAAGTTGTAGGGCCTACGCCATATCGTCGTAAATGACAGCGCCTAGCTTACAGAGTGTGTTTATGACGTATCTTGTGAAGCTACCTTGCTCCATTGTTCAAATTATCGTTTTATTTAAGCCAACTCATAAGCTTTGCGCACTTCTTCGGCAATAATAACTATGCCTTGTTTTACCGCGGCCTCGGGTTGGGCATAGGATATTCGTATGCATTCATGTTGATGGGGCCAGTCGTCAGCGTTGCCTACAAAAAAGTTATGCCCAGGCACTACTAACACGCCACGGGCTTTTAGGCGCTGATACAATTCTTGGCTGCTAATCGGTAAGCCTTCAAACCACAGCCATAAAAAGATAGCGCCTTCGGGCTTGTGTATATGGTAGTTCAGCCCTTGCAGTGCATGGTGAAACCAGCTGCAGGTTTGCTGCGAGCGCTGCTGGTAAAAAGGTTTAACATGTTGGTTGCTGAGGTTTAAAATTTTATCATCAGTAAATAGCTGTTTGGCAATAGCGGGGCCTAAGTTACCGCAGGCCAAACTGGTGATGGTGTTGGCGTTGGTATAGGCCTGTATCAGCTCTTCATTGGCGACGATGATGCCGGTGCGAGCACCCGGTAAGCCCAGCTTGGATAAGCTTAAGGCCAAGATGGTATTTTCATCCCAGTGCGGCTTGGCGTCACAAAATAGAATATTGGGAAAGGGTAGGCCGTAAGCGCCATCAATAATTAAGGGTATGTTGTGAGCCTTGGCTATGCTGCTAAGGTGCGCCACTTCCTCATCGGTTAACACGTTGCCGGTGGGGTTGGTGGGCCGCGAAACACATAAGGCTGCGGTGCTAGCGCTTAATTGCAGCTTAGAAAAATCCACATGATATTTAAATAGGCGATTATCCAAGTGTTCTATCGTGGGCTTGGTAGCGCTAAACAGCGGCTCACTGAGGCCGGTATCGGCATAGCCTATATATTCAGGCGCTAACGGTAGGTGTATCTGGCTCTGGCTACCGTCGGGCATTTTGCCCGCCAGTAAATTAAACAAGATAAAAAAGGCCGCCTGGCTACCGTTAGAAATGGCGATATTGGCGGCGCTGAGCTGCCAGCCAAATTGCTTGTTTAAAAACTGCGCCAGCTCGCTGCGAAATTGGCGCTCGCCCTGAGGGGATTGGTAGATACCCAGTAAACTGTGACGGCTGTCGGGCTGACTAAGAATATTCTCTAGGCATTGCTGAAAAACGTCTTCAACATGGGGGATGCGGGCAGGGTTGCCGCCACCCATAAAAATCATATCGGGGTTTTCATTTAAGGCGCTGCCTAGGTCGTCCATTAAATCGACGATACCAGAGTGGCCTGCAAATTTTTCACCAAAGGCGGATAGTTTCACGTTTGCTCTACATGTTTTAAAGTGGCTGGGGAGCTATGCGTTATGGCATACCTTATGACATGGCTTATGAAAAGACATGCCTATTTATATGTTGGCGATTATAACCCATTATAGGGGGCATTAGTCGCTAGTCGCCAGTTCAAAGTCGCTAGGGCAAAGCGCTAAAAACAAATTATATAAAGTCGTTATGTAAAGAGGGTGTACTATGTCGCTAGAACAAGTTGCTGAAAATAAATCCTTTGGTGGTAGGCAGTTGCGCTATAGCCATCAGTCAGCGGTGTTAAACTGCGCCATGAACTTTTCGATTTATCTACCAGCAGAGGCCGCCAGTCGTAAAGTACCGGTTTTATACTGGTTGTCGGGTTTAACCTGCACCGATGATAATTTTGTTACTAAGGCTGGCGCTCAGCAGTTTGCTGCCCAGCATGGCGTGGCGATAGTGGCCCCCGATACCAGTCCCAGAGGCGAGGGTGTAGCTGATGATGAAAACGCTGCTTATGATTTTGGTTTGGGTGCGGGTTTTTATGTTGATGCAACACAGGCGCCGTGGTCCCAGCATTATCATATGTATAGCTACATCACTAAAGAGCTACCCGAGCTGATTGATGCGAATTTCGCCATCAATGGCGATAAGATGTCTATCTTCGGCCATTCTATGGGCGGCCATGGTGCCTTAACCATAGCGCTTAAAAACTCCACCCACTATAAATCTGTTTCGGCCTTTGCGCCGATTAGCTCACCTATGCGCTGCCCTTGGGGTGAAAAAGCTTTAGGTAATTATATAGGGGTGAATAAAGAAGAATGGCGTCAGTATGATGCTACAGAGCTGGTTGCCAAGGCTGCAATACAGATTCCCATGTTGGTTGATCAGGGCACCGGCGATAACTTTTTAACCGAGCAATTAAAGCCAGAGCTATTACAAGAAGCGTGCGCTGCTGCGGGCTACCCTGCTGAGATACGCTTGCAAGAAGGTTATGATCATTCCTACTTTTTTATGAGCAGCTTTATGGCCGATCATATCGCCTTTCATGCTAAGTATTTAAACGCGTAATATTTTTACCGGCTTAGGCCGGTATTTTTTTGCTAGCTTAAAGTTTTTGTGCGGAGACTAGCCGTGAGCTGATTTTTTGTGAGCTGTTAAAAACTTTCATCTTCGCCGTATGCCGACACAGTGATTTCGCCGTTATCGTCCGAAAGTACAAGGGTAATCGGCTTGCAGCATACCTGGCAATCCTCTATGTAGTCCTGCCCTAAGTCTTCGGCATTAATAAGCACGTTGATGGCTTCGCCGCAGTAGGGGCAGCTGATGGTGGTTTCGGTGAGTAGATTCATAGTATTTATTGCCCTGACATTTTTGACTTAGCATGCAGCCATTAAAAAAGCCGAGGGCTACACTGCTGCTCTCGGCTTTTTTAATCGACTTTCGTATAAAACAACCGCGATTAATCCTTAGGCTCGGCCAACCACTCCTTACCTTTCAACATGCGATTAAAATACACATAGGGTAAAACTTTAGCTTTTAAAAACCAGGCTAAGCGGGTGGGCACTAGGCCATTCAAAAACCAAGTGGGGAAGGTGGGGGTCACCTTACCGCCATAGCTGAACTCGGCTAAGACTATCTTGCCATGCTCTACGGTTAGCGGGCAGGAGCCGTAACCACCGTAGCAAGACAATAAGGCTTTGCTGTTCAGCAGGCGCACGATATTTTCGGCGACTATAGGCGCTTGTTGCCTAACGGCACCGGCGGTTTTGGCGTTAGGTGTAGAGGTGCAATCACCCACGCCAAAGATGTTTTTGTGCTGGCTGTGTTGCAGTGAGCCTTGGTCTACATCTAACCAGCCAGCCTCATTAGCCAGAGGGCTGGCTTTAAGAAAGTCGGGGGCTGATTGCGGTGGGCATACGTGCAGCATATCAAATTCGCGCTCTACGGTTACGTCATTGCCGTCGGCATCTTTACCGGCGAAGGTGGCGATTTTTTTGTCGCCATCTACCGCGATTAAATTATGGCTAAACTCTAACGAGGCGCGGTATTTTTTTACATATTCCATTAACGCGGGTATGTAATCGGCGACGCCAAATAGCGCTGGGCCAGCATTATAAAAGCTGATGTTGATGTTGTTTAGCTCACCCGTTTTAGCCCAGTGGCTGCCAGATAGGTACATGGCTTTTTGTGGGGCGCCTGCGCATTTGATAGGCATAGGTGGCTGGGTGAATAAGGCGGTGCCTGCTTTGAGATTTTGTACCAGCTCCCAAGTATAGGGGGCTAGATCATAGCGGTAATTAGAGGTAACGCCGTTTTTACCTAGGGTTTCTTCTAGGCCTGCAACCTTGCCCCAGTCTAGCTGTAGCCCGGGGCTAACCACTAATACGTCATAGCTGATAGTCTCGCCGTTATCCAAGGTGACTTGGTTTTGTTCGGGCTGAAAACTGCTGACAGAGGCTTGTAGCCATGTTACGCCGCTGGGTATTAAGGATTGCATGGGGCGCGCTGTTTCAGCTTGGCTAAAAATACCGCCGCCTACCATAGTCCAACCAGGCTGATAATAGTGTTCGCTCTGTGGCTCTATAATGCTGATATTCAATGAGGCATCGCGCTTTAATAGGCTGGCAGCGGTTGCTATGCCGCCAGCGCCGCCACCGATGATGACTATGTTATGGCTCATGGTTTTCTCCAATTATATTTATATGATTTTTAAGTAAATAGCCTACTGTTTTTACAGTGGCAGTTACTGCTGTAGGGCGTGGGTTGCTAGGCTCAAATCGTACCCCAAAGTTTTAGCATGTTCTATAGCCTGTGCCCGCTCAACAGTTTTCAAGGTGCATAGCCACAGGTTGGTAGAGCGGGTGCCGGTGCGGCAAAAGGCAAAGCTAGGGCCCTCTGCCTGTTGTAATTGGGTCGCCATCTCAGCTATAGCGCTTGCTGGCAGGCTGCGTTGTATCGGGATGTGAGCATAGTGTATGCCTGCGTCAGCAGCCGCTTTGGCCAGCTCAGCACTGCTGGGTTGGCCTTGTTCTTCGTTATCAGGGCGGTTGTTGATGATCAGGCTGTAGCCTTTGGCTGCTATGGCTGCTACATCGCTGGCTTGTATTTGTTCAGCGGTGGTAAATAGGGCGGTGTGGCGTTTCATGTTGACGGTGCTCTCATCAAAGGGCTGTGGTTTTTTTTGCCCGCATTGCAGATTGGCGGGTATAGCTACATCCATCATTTTGGGGTTGGCCAGTTTTAAGTTGCGCATGATGCTAATAAACTCGCTGGCCTTGGAAACTTGCAGGCGTGGGTTGTTGGCTTTTTCTTCGCCTATGCTGGATTGGGTCCAGCCTTTGTAGTCGTGGGCAGGATAG contains:
- a CDS encoding NAD(P)/FAD-dependent oxidoreductase, translated to MSHNIVIIGGGAGGIATAASLLKRDASLNISIIEPQSEHYYQPGWTMVGGGIFSQAETARPMQSLIPSGVTWLQASVSSFQPEQNQVTLDNGETISYDVLVVSPGLQLDWGKVAGLEETLGKNGVTSNYRYDLAPYTWELVQNLKAGTALFTQPPMPIKCAGAPQKAMYLSGSHWAKTGELNNINISFYNAGPALFGVADYIPALMEYVKKYRASLEFSHNLIAVDGDKKIATFAGKDADGNDVTVEREFDMLHVCPPQSAPDFLKASPLANEAGWLDVDQGSLQHSQHKNIFGVGDCTSTPNAKTAGAVRQQAPIVAENIVRLLNSKALLSCYGGYGSCPLTVEHGKIVLAEFSYGGKVTPTFPTWFLNGLVPTRLAWFLKAKVLPYVYFNRMLKGKEWLAEPKD
- a CDS encoding TIGR01244 family sulfur transferase codes for the protein MLIRQLFDQTSYTYSYLIADTDSGTALLIDPVFEQTDLYIQLLSELKLTLKYALDTHVHADHITALGALRERLGCKTLVSQVSGLACADQYVSDGDNIQCGNITLQVLTTPGHTDDSLCFYLAPTATQPQGYLFSGDTLLIRGTGRTDFQNGSAEDLYHSLFTKVLTLADNTVVYPAHDYKGWTQSSIGEEKANNPRLQVSKASEFISIMRNLKLANPKMMDVAIPANLQCGQKKPQPFDESTVNMKRHTALFTTAEQIQASDVAAIAAKGYSLIINNRPDNEEQGQPSSAELAKAAADAGIHYAHIPIQRSLPASAIAEMATQLQQAEGPSFAFCRTGTRSTNLWLCTLKTVERAQAIEHAKTLGYDLSLATHALQQ
- a CDS encoding CPXCG motif-containing cysteine-rich protein; translated protein: MNLLTETTISCPYCGEAINVLINAEDLGQDYIEDCQVCCKPITLVLSDDNGEITVSAYGEDESF
- a CDS encoding valine--pyruvate transaminase, whose protein sequence is MKLSAFGEKFAGHSGIVDLMDDLGSALNENPDMIFMGGGNPARIPHVEDVFQQCLENILSQPDSRHSLLGIYQSPQGERQFRSELAQFLNKQFGWQLSAANIAISNGSQAAFFILFNLLAGKMPDGSQSQIHLPLAPEYIGYADTGLSEPLFSATKPTIEHLDNRLFKYHVDFSKLQLSASTAALCVSRPTNPTGNVLTDEEVAHLSSIAKAHNIPLIIDGAYGLPFPNILFCDAKPHWDENTILALSLSKLGLPGARTGIIVANEELIQAYTNANTITSLACGNLGPAIAKQLFTDDKILNLSNQHVKPFYQQRSQQTCSWFHHALQGLNYHIHKPEGAIFLWLWFEGLPISSQELYQRLKARGVLVVPGHNFFVGNADDWPHQHECIRISYAQPEAAVKQGIVIIAEEVRKAYELA
- the fghA gene encoding S-formylglutathione hydrolase gives rise to the protein MSLEQVAENKSFGGRQLRYSHQSAVLNCAMNFSIYLPAEAASRKVPVLYWLSGLTCTDDNFVTKAGAQQFAAQHGVAIVAPDTSPRGEGVADDENAAYDFGLGAGFYVDATQAPWSQHYHMYSYITKELPELIDANFAINGDKMSIFGHSMGGHGALTIALKNSTHYKSVSAFAPISSPMRCPWGEKALGNYIGVNKEEWRQYDATELVAKAAIQIPMLVDQGTGDNFLTEQLKPELLQEACAAAGYPAEIRLQEGYDHSYFFMSSFMADHIAFHAKYLNA
- a CDS encoding TonB-dependent receptor, translating into MMKNHSCSQTLIKKPLVNAIQLIALASAASLSSFSMAAPMALEEVVVTATKRSESIQDVPLAINAISGDFAREVNLNDVKDMIKFSPGLSGNSQDSFLDTISVRGIVSNDFGNGGDPSIGMYKNGNYQGRNGSAVSSLFDIDRIEVLRGPQGFLFGRNAISGAISVHATKASLEGQEGYVELDAGDRDIFVAEGAVNIPVSDNFALRVAGYHSEEEGWVDHLPSGDKLLGHNKDAARISAKFVTEKMDANLYVEYEDRKQGGTVYVAKEDQAYQSLMPY
- a CDS encoding IS256 family transposase, whose product is MNHDELKAIAQAAAKNIKTEADLNEFRQMLTKITVETALNAELDDHLGYARHETSGASNSRNGFTSKTLQTEDGQFQVDTPRDRAGSFEPLLVKKHQRRFTSMDDKILFLYAQGMSTREIVTTFKEMYGADISPTLISKVTNAVIDQVVEWQARPLDAIYPIVYLDCIVLKIRQDKQVINKAIYLALGVNIEGHKELLGLWISENEGAKFWLNVLTELQNRGVKDILIACVDGLKGFPDAINAVYPDTQIQLCIVHMVRNAMKFVPWKDYKAVAADLKRIYKSATEEEALQALAQFAERWDDKYPQISKSWHAHWHNLNTLFAYPQDIRKAIYTTNAIESLNSVIRKAVKKRKLFPSDDSAKKVVYLAIQEASKKWTMPIRNWKPALNRFIIEFEGRLTDYI
- a CDS encoding TonB-dependent receptor; translation: MPTLAARGKHGEDVSDLDLNGTGQGIYDGGNVLSVGLQIDYDLDEMVLSSITGYKSHHYAYAEDYDGTSAELFWYGQDQEGDYIEQEFRLTSNSDGALSWYAGVSYYEENIDTVFTGNQSEEIYCNIYWGGSCAYAVYIDNTYYGSSYFDSAGGFSPASSGLIEDKNRTVGKYQGYAGYVDLSYQFTESVSVSTGLRYTYDEKEMSQQSLPAESVFNGGVQAPITNGVLSDKADWDEVTWRVAINYQPNDDTLLYFSTTTGSKSGGFNSFSLTPAGDKPAAFDEESMISYELGYKGTVLEGRAQLTANAFYYDYTDQQLTFAYPDSPNITRVGNIGQVDGYGFEGTAQAVLTDTLRFMMGISWFDSEVNEVENFCENLDVCEGEPQVGAPEWTYFASLNTAIPVTGGEWFGSLSYSWEDKRATSLNPNLSTNVRGPREAQLSAGYRSEEQWTVSVYVENLTDEKYYDGGISNAAADGEPVNISV